The following coding sequences are from one Carassius gibelio isolate Cgi1373 ecotype wild population from Czech Republic chromosome B7, carGib1.2-hapl.c, whole genome shotgun sequence window:
- the LOC127961384 gene encoding syntaxin-18-like translates to MAADITLLFKASVKTVKTRNKALGLIDSSSRDATGGAKTPTPRPRDRDSGGRTREVISNISKLKDFLLQHRKEYVNAGGVMCSDVSRMTDSKRDQIDQDAQIFMRTCADAIGQLRSDMGKQVVSAQVRDHRAAVLDLIEAYLRGVCKLYSEQRAVRVKRVVDKKRL, encoded by the exons ATGGCTGCCGatataacattattattcaaAGCGAGCGTGAAAACGGTGAAAACGAGGAATAAAGCGCTCGGTCTGATCGATTCATCTAGCAGAGACGCGACCGGAGGAGCGAAGACACCGACACCGAGACCGAGAGACAGAGACAGCGGCGGGAGAACCAGAGAagtg ATCTCTAACATCTCGAAGCTGAAGGACTTCCTGCTGCAGCACAGGAAGGAGTATGTGAACGCCGGCGG tgtgatGTGTTCGGATGTGTCTCGTATGACGGACAGTAAGAGAGATCAGATTGACCAGGATGCACAGATCTTCATGAGGACCTGCGCAGACGCCATCGGCCAGCTGCGATCTGACA tgGGCAAACAGGTGGTCTCAGCACAGGTGAGGGATCATCGTGCAGCAGTGCTGGATCTGATCGAGGCGTATCTCAGAG gtgtgtgtaaGCTGTATTCTGAACAGAGAGCTGTACGTGTGAAGAGAGTCGTGGACAAAAAGAGATTGTAA